DNA sequence from the Phocoena sinus isolate mPhoSin1 chromosome 9, mPhoSin1.pri, whole genome shotgun sequence genome:
CTGGTTTAATACATGTCCACGTTGTTTTATAATCTCCAAAAATGGCTCTTTCcattttaagagaaaacaaagaacttCAGGTAAAGTTCCTGACACAGTGATGGGCACAAGATACTCACCGAACCATAGCTATTGCCTAAACCTCAGGAGCTGGCAGCCTTCCTGGGAACCCTGGAGCATCCTCGAAGAAACCCTATTCTAGTTCTCTAGGCAGACCAAGAAGCAACACAACATGGAGAGTCTATTTATTCAACAGCCAACTTTGAAGACAAAGCCTCAGTAGCCTGAGGGGACGCATTTCCCCCGTCTCTACTTCAGTCCTTTTGCACAAGTTTCTGTCCTTTGCAGGCTACAGTGGGTTGTCCTAGATATACTTATACACAACCTTTGAGGGCACAGTCTGGAGGTGCAGGTGCACGGGACACTTGTAAAAGTGGGACAGCAGAGTCTCACTGTAGCCCACAAGGAAGTAGAACTTATGTGCAGGTAGCTGCCTCAGGACCAGCGCACAGATCTCCACCTGGTTAGCCCGGCGCTTTAGAACAAGCTGGTCGGCCAGGCAGCCTGGGAAGGTGCCCAGCATAAATTTACGAAGGAAAACATCTTCCACCGTTCTCTCTGCAGCATGGTCCTCCCCATCCAGGTTACCTGAAGAGAGAAGGGCACCATGGTGAGTTGGCCGAAACTCCAGAGGTTAACATCCAAGAGCACTGGGCACTCAGTTCCACACCCCACTCCagcctcttctcctttcttctgtaaGTGGCATAACGCTCTAAAGTTCAAAGAACATTATTCCAATAATCCCCAAACAAATCCTGTGAAGTACGTGTTTTCATTATCCTTGTTTCACAAAAGAGAAGAATGAGGCCTTAGGAGGGCAAAAAACGCAGATGATTCTTCTATGAAGACAGAGAGTGCCCCTCTCCTTTCTTGACTGCCTTATAGAAGCACTGGTCACCCACGGACCAGAGAGATGAGGCCACCaactactacttttttttttttttttttttttatttatttatttttggctgagttgggtctccgttgctgctcgcgggctttctccagttgcggctcttcgttgtggtgcctgggcttcccaccgcagcggcttctcttgctgcggagcacaggctccaggcgtgcaggcctcagtagttgtggcttgcgggctccagagcgcaggctcagtagctgtggcgcacgggcccagctgctccatggcacgtgggatcctcccggaccagggttcaaacccatgtcccctgcatcggcaggcggattctcaaccactgcaccaccatggaagccctaccAGCTACTTCTGACACGAGGGATGTGAGCTCTCTCACTGACTAGAGCCACGGCCTCAACCAGTGGATTCTCGCTGTGGACAACGGAACCATTGCACCTCTTTTAAAagtctccacacacacacccagacctTAGAACTAGAACTTGAAAAGGGTGGCGGACAGAAATCCGTATTTTAAGGTAGCTCTCTAGACAGGTGTATCTCAAACATTCAAGTTGAGAACCCTCATAGTGAACAAAACACTGCTGACCCTCATCAACTCACAGTATTTATGTTCTGTAACGTCACTCGTTATGGTCTATAAAATCACCACGAACAACGAATTAGCAAATGCTAAACCACTGCTCCTGGTGGAAATACAATTAGGTTTCTGCAAGCCTTTGGTTACCATATTTTTATCAACAAAGTGATGTGtagccttattttctttttttgtttaaagacaCCTACAAATGGCTGATTAACACTGCACTCTCTCCCAACAGCTctgtaactcatgcctgaagGAAGCTTTTCTAACAATCATGCCACGTAAGGTACATCACAGTCTTCTTGAAATTAGGAACACGAGACAGCACTTCAGCATTACAGGCTATTTTAAGGCAGTGGAATCACCAACAGAAAGTACAAAACTCGAAAACATGGCACTCATAGATCTCGAAAAGGGTACTTGTTTACAGCATGCGAGCTGAAACTAGAAGGCAGGGCCCTGATCAACCGCAGCTGGGAAGGTGCACGTGGGGTGCTTGCTCTGCCCACCTCTGAGAATGAATGTGAAagcacctagagtagtcaaattcacaaaCACGGAATCTGCAAATAACCCGGGCAAACTGTACATACCGGTAGTGAAAGATTCAATATTCACAAGTCTTCCGGGTCATCGAATTCCAAGGGGTTTCACTCTTTTCACTGCCTCTGGGCTTTTTTATATCCGTAAATTACACATAACGGGCAGCGACGCAAAACAACTGTCTTTAGGCATGCAAACAATTTCTGTGGAAGTTCAACCGAACCCTTGACCCGCATGGAAAAAGCGTTTTGCGTccctttcaaatacattttaacgATCCTGACCACATATGTCTATTTTACTCCTCTTTTGAAAGCGTCTGACTGATTCCTGAACTTCGCGTTGAGTATCGAGTTAAACAAAATCTCTGACACATGTTCACGTCGTGTTTATGTGACAGGCACAACTAAGAACGCCTTCCCTGGGGCCAGGGGTCGGGCCCACAGCACGTCCTCGTCCCCTCCCGCCACCGCGACAGGCATCGTCCCCTCACCTGTGTGCAGCGACAGCCAGCCCTTACGATGGGCAATGTGGTGCGGCGCGTGGGCCTCCTCGTAGGTCACTGGTTTGTCCCCCTTGCCCACTCGGACTCGGGCCGCCCGGTTCTGGAAAGAAAGAGGGCCCGTGACTCGCCGCGACCACCGACCCAGGGCGCACCCTGGATTACACCCTCGCCCGCAGGTCCCACTCTCCGAGGTCGCGGGCGCCCAGACCCAAGGCCTCCACGCCGCACTTACCTTGGCGCAGGCCGCGGAGGTGTGCAGGGCGCGCCAGACGCATGGCAGCTCCCGGTTCCAGGACAGCACCTGTAGGGAGAGTGGGGCATGAGACCAAAACTAGGGCTCCCCGCGCCCCCGCCTCAACCGCCGGCCCCGCCCGTGCCGCCCACTCACCAGCGGCCGGAGCCTCAGACCGCAAACGGGCGCCGCCATCTTGGGCCGAGCGGAGGGCGGGTCGGGGCGGGGCGGCGTCGGGGTAAAGGTCAGGCGCGGGAGGCGGACGCACGGGCGAGACCACACGCGAGCCGGCGCGGGGGTGCGAGCGTCTCGGCCGGGCGGGGCCGCATGCAGTCCGCGCCGACCTGCTGTGGGCGGCGGCGGGGGCCCAGGCTCCGGGCTTGCGAGGCGGGCTGTGTGGGGCCGGGAGGTGGCGGGAGCTGGACTCTGAGCCTCCCCCCGCAGCCCTGGACACGTCTTGCACCCCTCCGTCCTGCCCCAGTAGTGGTTTGCGTCGTGTTTCAGATCCGGAAGGTGGATGTTGCGGAGCGCGAGTTTTCGTGGCCCGAGAGCTCGCAGCGGCCGGGCAGAGAGTGTCTTGGCGTGGGGCGGGCCGGAGGAAGGGGGCGCCCACCGCCCCGACTGTCGGGGGAGCGGAGCGTTTCACCACATCCTAGAAATTAGGCTGCTGAGTTCTGTCTCCAaataatatcctttaaaaaacagaagaaaagaaaagaaagaaacacccAGACTTTATCCACAAATAGAGAGGAAATATGTTTCGGTTAAAACTTTACCTAGTTCttgggaggggcaagataggggtaggggattaaggaACACAGCCTGCAATGTAAACAGAAAGAGGCTACAAGAAAATACTGTGCAACGCAGGGaatatagaaaattttttaattttatagtaagtgaagtataatctataaaaatattgaattactgtATCGTACACCTAACATAATATAAacgaatataatattgtaaactcactgtactttaaaaatcagCCAGTTCTTAAAAGGA
Encoded proteins:
- the MRPS24 gene encoding 28S ribosomal protein S24, mitochondrial, producing MAAPVCGLRLRPLVLSWNRELPCVWRALHTSAACAKNRAARVRVGKGDKPVTYEEAHAPHHIAHRKGWLSLHTGNLDGEDHAAERTVEDVFLRKFMLGTFPGCLADQLVLKRRANQVEICALVLRQLPAHKFYFLVGYSETLLSHFYKCPVHLHLQTVPSKVVYKYI